The Streptomyces europaeiscabiei genome window below encodes:
- a CDS encoding Cys-Gln thioester bond-forming surface protein — MSFSGSSGSSGWAACRRGAARLAAVSLASGLVLAGAIVTAGPAVADETAQSSGGATATIGGLKTYGTAVLRTDDGQEQQLPAGLFEMFVDGGGTLQTYCVDIQNPTQKDAEYQETPWSGTSLGANKEAGKIRWILQNSYPQVNDLAALADKAGVKALTEEDAATGTQVAIWRYSDGAEVTALDPEAEKLADHLEKSARNLAEPAASLTLDPPAVSGRPGERLGPVTVHTNADAVTVTPPSDGTADGVRVVDADGEAVTSAGDGSELYFEVPEKTADGSAELTVEASTTVPVGRAFASETRSQTQILAGSSESTVSVTATAHWAGKGAIPALSAEKNCAEGGLEITAANEGDKPFDFELMGITYTIDAGETRTVTIPLQEDQAYDFTIEGPNGFAKQFRGVLDCRTETATGAGGDSVQTLSEPSPATVGGGVAADSAADLAETGSSGATPLIGGIAIGLVVIGGAVMILLRKRNP; from the coding sequence GTGTCGTTCTCCGGGTCGTCCGGGTCGTCCGGCTGGGCGGCGTGCAGGCGAGGGGCGGCCCGCCTCGCCGCGGTGTCACTCGCGTCCGGACTCGTCCTCGCGGGTGCGATCGTCACCGCGGGCCCGGCCGTCGCCGACGAGACGGCGCAGAGCTCGGGCGGAGCGACCGCGACCATAGGCGGCCTCAAGACGTACGGGACGGCCGTGCTCCGGACCGACGACGGCCAGGAACAGCAGCTTCCCGCAGGACTGTTCGAGATGTTCGTCGACGGCGGCGGCACCCTGCAGACCTACTGTGTCGACATCCAGAACCCCACGCAGAAGGACGCCGAGTACCAGGAGACCCCCTGGAGCGGCACCTCGCTGGGAGCCAACAAGGAAGCGGGCAAGATCCGCTGGATCCTGCAGAACTCCTACCCGCAGGTGAACGACCTCGCGGCACTCGCCGACAAGGCCGGGGTCAAGGCCCTCACCGAGGAGGACGCCGCGACCGGAACGCAGGTGGCGATCTGGCGGTACTCGGACGGTGCCGAGGTGACGGCTCTGGACCCGGAGGCGGAGAAGCTCGCGGACCACCTGGAGAAGAGCGCGCGGAACCTGGCGGAACCGGCCGCCTCCCTGACGCTCGACCCGCCGGCGGTCTCCGGCCGGCCGGGCGAGCGGCTCGGCCCGGTCACGGTGCACACCAACGCGGACGCCGTGACCGTGACCCCGCCCTCGGACGGGACGGCGGACGGCGTGCGGGTCGTCGACGCGGACGGCGAGGCCGTGACGTCGGCCGGTGACGGCAGTGAGCTGTACTTCGAGGTGCCCGAGAAGACCGCGGACGGCTCGGCCGAGCTGACCGTGGAGGCCTCGACGACCGTGCCGGTCGGCCGTGCCTTCGCCTCCGAGACCCGCAGCCAGACCCAGATCCTCGCGGGCTCCAGCGAGTCCACGGTCTCCGTGACGGCGACCGCGCACTGGGCCGGGAAGGGTGCGATACCCGCACTGTCCGCCGAGAAGAACTGCGCCGAGGGCGGCTTGGAGATCACGGCCGCCAACGAGGGCGACAAGCCGTTCGACTTCGAGCTGATGGGGATCACGTACACCATCGACGCGGGCGAGACCCGCACGGTGACGATCCCGCTCCAGGAGGACCAGGCGTACGACTTCACGATCGAGGGACCGAACGGCTTCGCGAAGCAGTTCCGGGGCGTGCTCGACTGCCGGACGGAGACCGCGACCGGCGCCGGCGGGGACTCGGTCCAGACGCTGAGCGAGCCGAGCCCGGCGACGGTGGGCGGCGGCGTGGCCGCCGACTCCGCCGCCGATCTCGCCGAGACGGGCAGCTCCGGCGCCACCCCGCTGATCGGGGGCATCGCCATCGGACTGGTCGTGATCGGCGGCGCGGTGATGATCCTCCTTCGCAAGCGGAATCCGTGA
- a CDS encoding single-stranded DNA-binding protein — MNETMVCVVGNVATQPVCRELSTGSSARFRLAVTSRYWDREKNEWTDGHTNFFTVWARRTLAANVASSVSLGDPVVVQGRLKVRTEQRDGQSWASADVDAVTIGHDLSRGTSAFRRAARGETPVGAQSQSRPEPNWETPPAGSRLDPETELRPEPVGVT, encoded by the coding sequence ATGAACGAGACGATGGTGTGCGTGGTGGGGAACGTGGCGACCCAGCCGGTCTGCCGGGAGTTGTCGACGGGTTCGTCGGCCCGGTTCCGGCTGGCGGTGACCTCGCGGTACTGGGACCGGGAGAAGAACGAGTGGACCGACGGGCACACCAACTTCTTCACGGTGTGGGCGCGGCGCACGCTCGCCGCGAACGTGGCGTCGTCCGTGTCACTGGGTGATCCGGTGGTGGTGCAGGGGCGGTTGAAGGTGCGGACCGAACAGCGGGACGGGCAGAGCTGGGCCTCGGCGGACGTCGACGCGGTCACCATCGGCCACGATCTGTCGCGGGGTACATCGGCGTTCAGGCGGGCGGCCCGGGGCGAGACGCCGGTGGGGGCTCAGTCCCAGTCCCGGCCGGAGCCGAACTGGGAGACACCGCCGGCCGGGAGCCGGCTCGACCCGGAAACCGAACTCCGGCCGGAGCCCGTCGGGGTGACGTGA
- a CDS encoding GTPase — translation MGGNDVHARVPDRSGAGTSGDPSAGTDSGDPWDDGLIARRATETSAAERVPGVESRASAAQTVTPLAYDGRLRSRLDALRELVGQSRTRLDSTTLAEAGRVLDEAAARRRLSGQHTVVAIAGATGSGKSTLFNALAGVAISETGVRRPTTAAPIACSWSDGAASLIDRLGIPGRLRRRPMQSPEAEARLRGLVLVDLPDHDSAAVQHREQVDRILALVDAVIWVVDPEKYADAVLHERYLRPLAGHAEVMFVVLNQVDRLPGEAAHQVLDDLRRLLDEDGIALGEHGEPGATVLALSAFTGDGVGELRDALEQFVAERGAPARRVRADLDAAAARLWPVYANQRRTGLSEQARDDFAARLADAVGATAAGEAAERVWLRHANRACGTPWLRLWRWYQDRSEPPTGRLALAAPVDEESTARQRVEQAVRTLSERAAAGLPTPWAQAVREAAVRGAQGLPEALDELAVRVGAPTGRPPRPGWWPAAVLAQASMTLLQVIGGLWLLGQIIGFMTPNLGVPVLLMVTGIVGGPAVEWGCRLAARGPARRYGHEAERRLREAAAGCGRARVLDPVAAELLRYREVREQYGRVLGAAPVG, via the coding sequence ATGGGCGGGAACGACGTCCACGCGCGCGTGCCCGACCGTTCCGGCGCCGGCACTTCCGGGGATCCGTCCGCTGGTACGGACTCGGGCGACCCGTGGGACGACGGGCTCATCGCCCGGCGGGCCACCGAGACGAGTGCCGCCGAGCGGGTTCCGGGCGTGGAGAGCAGGGCTTCGGCGGCGCAGACGGTCACCCCGCTCGCGTACGACGGGCGCCTGAGGTCGCGGCTCGACGCGCTGCGGGAGCTGGTGGGGCAGTCCCGTACGCGGCTGGACAGTACGACCCTGGCGGAGGCCGGACGGGTTCTGGACGAGGCCGCGGCACGGCGCAGGCTCTCGGGGCAGCACACGGTCGTCGCCATCGCGGGCGCCACCGGCAGCGGCAAGTCGACGCTGTTCAACGCGCTCGCGGGGGTGGCGATCTCGGAGACGGGCGTACGGCGGCCCACCACGGCCGCGCCCATCGCGTGCAGCTGGAGCGACGGCGCGGCGAGTCTCATCGACCGGCTGGGCATTCCGGGTCGGCTGCGGCGGCGGCCGATGCAGAGCCCGGAGGCGGAGGCCAGGTTGCGCGGCCTCGTGCTGGTGGATCTGCCCGACCACGACTCGGCGGCGGTGCAGCACCGGGAGCAGGTCGACCGGATCCTGGCGCTCGTGGACGCGGTCATCTGGGTCGTCGACCCGGAGAAGTACGCCGACGCCGTCCTCCACGAGCGCTATCTGAGGCCCCTGGCCGGTCACGCGGAGGTCATGTTCGTCGTCCTCAACCAGGTGGACCGGCTGCCCGGTGAGGCCGCCCACCAGGTGCTCGACGACCTGCGGCGACTGCTCGACGAGGACGGGATCGCGCTGGGCGAGCACGGCGAACCGGGCGCCACCGTGCTCGCGCTGTCCGCGTTCACCGGGGACGGGGTGGGGGAACTGCGCGACGCGCTGGAGCAGTTCGTGGCCGAGCGGGGCGCGCCCGCCCGCCGGGTGCGAGCCGATCTGGACGCGGCGGCCGCGCGGCTGTGGCCGGTGTACGCGAACCAGCGGCGTACGGGGCTCAGCGAGCAGGCCCGGGACGACTTCGCCGCGCGGCTTGCGGACGCCGTCGGCGCCACCGCGGCGGGCGAGGCCGCCGAACGCGTCTGGCTGCGCCACGCCAACCGCGCGTGCGGCACCCCCTGGCTACGGCTGTGGCGGTGGTACCAGGACCGGAGCGAACCCCCCACGGGGCGGCTCGCCCTGGCGGCGCCCGTGGACGAGGAGTCCACCGCCCGACAGCGCGTCGAGCAGGCAGTGCGTACGTTGTCCGAGCGTGCCGCGGCGGGGTTGCCCACGCCCTGGGCCCAGGCGGTGCGTGAGGCGGCCGTACGCGGGGCGCAGGGGCTGCCCGAGGCGCTGGACGAGCTGGCGGTGCGGGTCGGGGCGCCGACGGGGCGGCCGCCGCGGCCGGGCTGGTGGCCCGCCGCGGTGCTCGCTCAGGCGTCCATGACCCTCCTCCAAGTCATCGGCGGATTGTGGCTGTTGGGGCAGATCATTGGCTTCATGACACCGAATCTCGGGGTGCCGGTGCTGCTGATGGTGACCGGCATCGTCGGCGGCCCGGCCGTCGAGTGGGGCTGTCGACTGGCCGCCCGCGGTCCGGCCCGGCGGTACGGCCACGAGGCGGAACGGCGGCTGCGGGAGGCCGCCGCCGGGTGCGGCCGGGCGCGGGTGCTGGATCCGGTGGCCGCCGAGCTGCTGCGGTACCGGGAGGTGCGGGAGCAGTACGGGCGGGTGCTGGGGGCGGCCCCGGTGGGGTGA
- a CDS encoding dynamin family protein, with product MVTLDVRPQLLDALSTLRDRVAAARFPLPLAGAPRARADRDELLAQLDDYLVPRLRQPEAPLLAVVGGSTGAGKSTLVNSLVGRKVSEAGVLRPTTRTPVLICHPEDHHWFSGMRVLPNLTRAWVPQQEPGQDPGDESFPPGGGKGGGKGSERILRIETADSLPPGLALLDAPDVDSLDADNRVLAAELICAADIWVMVTTASRYADAVPWHLLRSAKEHRATLVTVLDRVPHQVVSEVSRQYGALLTKAGLGDVPRFTVPELPESAWGGGLLPGTAVASLRAWLVQQATDPAVRHEAVARTAHGVLDSLRSRMPELASAAAQQYSAALRLTTAVDTAYDSEHARVKGRLQSGAVLAGDALKRWRSYPLDCTAGELLDALAESLGTLLLCAVTAADERIGEAWRREPAAVAAGLTERDATRESVEHRIGMTVRRWRRVLEEYAEEEVRGLDRSVAPDVEAVAALGATALLGGRRARSAGEGLAERIGAHGALRLRDRGGRLLTEYLDRALDTERERRLAPLDALDVHPEPQAELIAALSVLQKER from the coding sequence GTGGTGACCTTGGACGTACGGCCCCAGCTGCTCGACGCGCTATCCACCCTGCGCGACCGTGTCGCCGCCGCGCGCTTCCCGCTGCCCCTGGCAGGAGCCCCGCGCGCGCGTGCCGACCGCGACGAACTACTCGCGCAACTCGACGACTACTTGGTGCCCCGGTTGCGGCAACCCGAAGCGCCGTTGCTGGCCGTTGTCGGGGGGTCGACCGGAGCCGGCAAGTCCACTCTCGTCAACTCCCTGGTGGGGCGGAAGGTCAGTGAGGCCGGCGTGCTGCGGCCGACGACCCGCACGCCCGTACTGATCTGCCATCCCGAGGACCATCATTGGTTCAGTGGCATGCGCGTGCTGCCCAACCTCACCCGAGCGTGGGTACCTCAGCAGGAGCCCGGTCAGGATCCGGGCGACGAGTCGTTCCCGCCGGGCGGGGGCAAGGGTGGCGGCAAGGGGAGCGAGCGCATTCTGCGCATCGAGACCGCCGACAGCCTTCCGCCCGGGCTCGCCCTCCTCGACGCGCCCGACGTCGATTCCCTGGACGCCGACAACCGCGTCCTCGCCGCCGAACTCATCTGCGCCGCCGACATCTGGGTGATGGTCACCACGGCATCCCGCTACGCCGACGCCGTGCCGTGGCATCTGCTGCGGTCCGCGAAGGAACACCGGGCGACCCTGGTGACCGTGCTCGACCGGGTGCCCCACCAGGTGGTGTCCGAGGTTTCCCGGCAGTACGGGGCGCTGCTGACCAAGGCCGGGCTCGGTGACGTGCCCCGGTTCACCGTGCCCGAGCTGCCCGAGTCCGCGTGGGGCGGCGGGCTGCTGCCGGGCACCGCCGTCGCATCGCTACGGGCCTGGCTCGTCCAGCAGGCGACCGATCCGGCAGTCCGGCACGAGGCCGTGGCCCGCACCGCGCACGGGGTTCTCGACTCGCTGAGGTCCCGGATGCCCGAGCTGGCGAGCGCGGCGGCCCAGCAGTACTCCGCCGCCCTGCGGCTCACCACCGCCGTCGACACGGCGTACGACAGCGAGCACGCGCGCGTGAAGGGGCGTCTGCAGTCGGGGGCCGTACTCGCGGGGGACGCCCTCAAGCGGTGGCGCAGCTATCCCCTCGACTGCACCGCCGGTGAACTGCTCGACGCACTGGCCGAAAGCCTCGGCACCCTGCTGCTGTGCGCCGTCACCGCCGCCGACGAGCGGATCGGCGAGGCCTGGCGCCGTGAACCGGCCGCCGTGGCCGCCGGGCTGACGGAACGTGACGCCACGCGGGAGAGCGTCGAGCACCGGATCGGGATGACCGTACGACGCTGGCGGCGCGTCCTTGAGGAGTACGCCGAGGAAGAGGTGCGTGGCCTCGACCGGAGTGTCGCGCCGGACGTGGAGGCGGTGGCCGCCCTGGGCGCCACCGCCCTGTTGGGCGGCCGGCGGGCCCGGTCCGCGGGGGAGGGGCTCGCCGAACGGATCGGGGCGCACGGCGCGCTGCGGCTGCGCGACCGGGGCGGACGGCTGCTCACCGAGTACCTCGACCGGGCCCTCGACACCGAGCGCGAACGCCGTCTCGCCCCGCTCGACGCACTCGACGTGCACCCCGAACCACAGGCCGAACTCATCGCCGCCCTGTCCGTACTGCAGAAGGAGAGGTGA
- a CDS encoding tyrosine-type recombinase/integrase: MDKRSLLNADQAAALLGWIRNRPRGGQRLHAFFATLYYCALRPEEAIAMRVQDVTLPGPDGGDQWCELLIHTATPEVGKQWTDTGEIHEERDLKGRVEGETRTVPGHPALTRILRQHIEDEQLKPGDLLFQGETGGILAGSVIRRAWRSARKAVLLPHVFDSPTGRRVYDNRHTRLTKWLNDGIPPAQVAEWAGNSVPVLLATYARCVEGQLPDLKRRLEAAGDLPEPADGD; this comes from the coding sequence GTGGACAAGCGGTCGTTGCTGAACGCGGACCAGGCGGCGGCACTCCTCGGCTGGATCCGGAACAGGCCGCGTGGAGGACAGCGACTGCACGCGTTCTTCGCCACGCTGTACTACTGCGCTCTGCGACCGGAGGAAGCCATAGCCATGCGAGTGCAGGACGTGACGCTGCCAGGACCCGACGGCGGGGACCAGTGGTGCGAGCTGCTGATCCACACGGCGACTCCGGAGGTCGGCAAGCAGTGGACCGACACCGGAGAGATCCACGAGGAACGCGACCTGAAGGGCCGTGTCGAGGGCGAGACGCGCACCGTGCCAGGGCATCCCGCCCTGACGCGCATCCTGCGGCAGCACATCGAGGACGAACAACTCAAGCCAGGGGATCTGCTGTTCCAGGGAGAGACGGGCGGCATTCTCGCGGGCTCGGTCATCCGCCGGGCGTGGCGCAGCGCCCGCAAGGCCGTCCTGCTCCCGCACGTCTTCGACTCGCCCACAGGGAGGCGGGTGTACGACAACCGGCACACGCGCCTCACGAAGTGGCTCAATGACGGAATTCCACCCGCCCAGGTGGCCGAATGGGCCGGGAACAGCGTGCCGGTCCTGCTGGCCACATACGCACGGTGCGTCGAGGGTCAGCTGCCTGACCTGAAAAGGCGCCTGGAGGCCGCTGGAGACCTGCCCGAGCCGGCCGACGGAGACTGA
- a CDS encoding integrase core domain-containing protein, whose product MVQSMGRVGSALDNAAAESFNSLIKVEYIHRRQFATRTEARLKIATWVTGFYNPRRRHSAAGGPPPEEFERIIAEARERHGQKDQTA is encoded by the coding sequence GTGGTGCAGTCCATGGGACGGGTGGGGTCCGCTCTGGACAATGCCGCCGCGGAGAGTTTCAACTCGCTGATCAAGGTCGAGTACATCCACCGCCGGCAATTCGCGACCCGGACCGAGGCCCGCCTGAAGATCGCCACATGGGTCACTGGGTTCTACAACCCGCGACGAAGGCACAGCGCGGCCGGCGGCCCACCGCCCGAGGAGTTCGAAAGAATCATCGCCGAAGCGCGCGAGCGACACGGCCAGAAAGATCAGACCGCATAA
- a CDS encoding SigE family RNA polymerase sigma factor, whose protein sequence is MLDRKEARDAEFQSFVVGRWPRLLRTAFLLTGEQHAAEDLVQSTLERAYAAWRRVGAADDPDAYIRRVMINAHARRHRRRLKEFLAPKDHSGLTHELPDADDRIARSDDRGALLTVLAALPARQREAVVLRYWEDLSEAQAAEAMGCSVGTVKSNTARGIAKLRALPGLAEALTSGGRK, encoded by the coding sequence ATGTTGGATCGGAAAGAGGCTCGGGACGCGGAGTTCCAGAGCTTCGTCGTCGGCCGCTGGCCACGGTTGCTGCGCACGGCATTCCTGCTCACGGGGGAGCAGCATGCCGCGGAGGACCTGGTCCAGTCGACGCTCGAACGGGCCTATGCGGCCTGGCGCAGGGTCGGCGCGGCCGACGACCCCGACGCGTACATACGGCGCGTGATGATCAACGCGCACGCCCGCAGGCACCGCAGACGTCTCAAGGAGTTCCTGGCGCCGAAGGACCACTCGGGCCTCACCCACGAGCTGCCCGACGCCGACGACCGCATCGCGCGGTCTGACGACCGCGGCGCGCTGCTGACGGTGCTCGCCGCACTGCCCGCGCGCCAGCGGGAGGCGGTGGTCCTGCGGTACTGGGAGGACCTGAGTGAGGCGCAGGCGGCGGAGGCCATGGGATGCAGCGTCGGCACGGTGAAAAGCAACACGGCGCGGGGGATCGCGAAGCTCCGCGCCCTGCCGGGACTGGCCGAGGCACTCACGAGCGGAGGGCGGAAGTGA
- a CDS encoding IS3 family transposase, with product MTEIETGEGKIYLATVIDAFSRRCLGYAMGEHHDAALAGASLKMAAVTRGGSLDGTIFHSDRGAEYTSEAYNKLCDRLGVVQSMGRVGSALDNAAAESFNSLIKVEYIHRRQFATRTEARLKIATWVTGFYNPRRRHSAAGGPPPEEFERTIAEARERHGQKDQTA from the coding sequence ATGACCGAGATCGAGACCGGCGAGGGCAAGATCTACTTGGCGACGGTCATCGACGCGTTCTCGCGGCGCTGTCTCGGCTACGCGATGGGCGAGCATCACGACGCGGCCCTGGCCGGGGCGTCGTTGAAGATGGCGGCCGTGACACGTGGCGGCAGCCTGGATGGGACGATCTTCCACAGCGACCGCGGCGCGGAGTACACGTCCGAGGCGTACAACAAGCTCTGTGACCGCCTGGGCGTGGTGCAGTCCATGGGACGGGTGGGGTCCGCTCTGGACAATGCCGCCGCGGAGAGTTTCAACTCGCTGATCAAGGTCGAGTACATCCACCGCCGACAATTCGCGACCCGGACCGAGGCCCGCCTGAAGATCGCCACATGGGTCACTGGGTTCTACAACCCGCGACGAAGGCACAGCGCGGCCGGCGGCCCACCGCCCGAGGAGTTCGAAAGAACCATCGCCGAAGCGCGCGAGCGACACGGCCAGAAAGATCAGACCGCATAA
- a CDS encoding IS3 family transposase — protein MTENEPEALVAFIGRQRAEHNVPHRMSCRLLGVSEVWFYEWRRRSAEPTDREVRRVKLEERIRYSFRASGETYGSPRITLDLWEEGWQVSVNTVAEIMAELGLQGRTPRVGGSH, from the coding sequence GTGACCGAGAACGAACCGGAGGCGCTGGTCGCCTTCATCGGTCGCCAGAGAGCCGAGCACAACGTGCCCCATCGGATGTCCTGTCGCCTGCTCGGGGTGAGCGAGGTGTGGTTCTACGAATGGCGGCGACGTTCCGCGGAGCCGACGGACCGTGAGGTCAGGCGCGTGAAGCTGGAGGAAAGGATCAGGTACTCCTTCCGCGCGTCGGGCGAGACATACGGGTCGCCGAGGATCACGCTGGATTTGTGGGAGGAGGGCTGGCAGGTGTCGGTGAACACCGTCGCCGAGATCATGGCCGAGCTCGGCCTACAGGGGCGCACCCCCCGCGTCGGCGGAAGTCACTGA
- a CDS encoding aquaporin: MTAIEESTTGAVPVAVGSVRTPLGARVAAEFVGTAALVTVVVGSGIQATGLTRDVGVQLLANSLATVFGLGVLIVLLGPVSGAHFNPVVTLAEWWTERRSGGVGDPEAAGAAGVEGATGVMGREVAAYVSAQTVGAVAGAVLADAMFAEPLVKWSTHERAAGHLLLAEAVATAGLVLLIFGLARTGRLRFAPVAVASYIGSAYWFTSSTSFANPAVTVGRAFTDTFAGIAPGSVAGFVGAQLVGGAIGLGLVTVIFRAAPAPRPPAS, from the coding sequence ATGACTGCCATCGAGGAGAGCACCACCGGGGCCGTTCCGGTTGCCGTTGGGTCCGTGCGTACGCCGTTGGGGGCGCGTGTCGCCGCCGAGTTCGTCGGTACGGCGGCGCTGGTGACGGTGGTCGTCGGGTCCGGTATCCAGGCCACCGGACTGACGCGTGACGTCGGGGTGCAGTTGCTGGCGAATTCCCTCGCCACCGTCTTCGGGCTGGGGGTGCTCATCGTCCTGCTCGGGCCGGTTTCCGGCGCGCACTTCAACCCGGTCGTGACCTTGGCCGAGTGGTGGACGGAGCGGCGGAGCGGCGGTGTGGGGGACCCGGAGGCCGCGGGGGCGGCCGGAGTCGAGGGTGCCACGGGTGTCATGGGCCGCGAGGTGGCCGCGTACGTCTCCGCTCAGACTGTCGGGGCGGTCGCCGGGGCCGTGCTGGCGGACGCGATGTTCGCGGAGCCCCTGGTGAAGTGGTCCACGCATGAGCGTGCGGCCGGGCATCTGCTGCTGGCCGAAGCGGTCGCCACGGCCGGTCTGGTGCTGTTGATCTTCGGCCTCGCCCGCACCGGGCGACTGAGGTTCGCACCGGTGGCGGTGGCGTCGTACATCGGTTCGGCGTACTGGTTCACCTCATCCACGTCCTTCGCGAACCCGGCGGTGACGGTGGGCCGAGCCTTCACCGACACCTTCGCGGGAATCGCGCCGGGGTCGGTCGCCGGTTTCGTGGGGGCTCAACTGGTGGGTGGGGCGATCGGGTTGGGGCTGGTGACCGTCATCTTCCGGGCCGCCCCCGCCCCGCGGCCACCCGCCTCGTAG
- a CDS encoding ArsR/SmtB family transcription factor — protein sequence MPDPVRELIRVLADPLRLRIVTLLAHETLCTTHLVEETGARQTNLSNHLKVLREAGIVETEPCGRWTYYRLRPEVLASLAGGFAELAEAARVTAENDVKRSCS from the coding sequence CTGCCGGATCCGGTTCGGGAGCTGATCCGGGTGCTGGCCGACCCGCTTCGCCTCCGGATCGTCACCCTGCTCGCGCACGAGACCCTCTGCACGACTCACCTCGTGGAGGAGACGGGCGCCAGACAGACCAACCTCTCCAACCACCTGAAGGTGCTGCGCGAGGCCGGGATCGTGGAGACGGAACCGTGCGGGCGGTGGACGTACTACCGGCTCCGGCCGGAGGTCCTCGCCTCCCTCGCGGGCGGGTTCGCCGAACTGGCCGAGGCCGCGCGGGTCACGGCCGAGAACGACGTGAAGCGGTCCTGTTCCTGA
- a CDS encoding arsenate reductase ArsC, with product MTSPIASVLFVCVHNAGRSQMAAGFLRHLAGDRIEVRSAGSLPADEVNPAAVEAMKEVGVDIAGAAPKVLTTEAVQASDYVITMGCGDACPIFPGRKYLDWALEDPAGQGVEAVRPIRDRIRTRVEALISEIDATP from the coding sequence ATGACCTCCCCCATCGCCTCCGTGCTCTTCGTCTGCGTCCACAACGCGGGCCGCTCCCAGATGGCCGCCGGTTTCCTCCGTCACCTCGCGGGCGACCGGATCGAGGTCCGCTCGGCCGGTTCGCTCCCCGCCGACGAGGTCAACCCGGCCGCGGTCGAGGCCATGAAGGAGGTCGGCGTCGACATCGCCGGCGCCGCGCCCAAGGTGCTCACCACCGAAGCCGTCCAGGCCTCCGACTACGTCATCACCATGGGCTGCGGCGACGCCTGCCCGATCTTCCCGGGCAGGAAGTACCTCGACTGGGCGCTGGAGGACCCGGCCGGCCAGGGTGTCGAGGCGGTCCGCCCCATCCGTGACCGGATCAGGACCCGCGTCGAGGCCTTGATCTCCGAAATCGACGCCACGCCCTGA
- a CDS encoding chaplin encodes MSRIAKAAVVTLGTSAVMLSGAGLAAADAGAEAKAVGSPGVLSGNIVQVPVNVPVNLCGNTINVVGLLNPAFGNVCVNNGGDSHKGNHGPSGYGH; translated from the coding sequence ATGTCTCGCATCGCGAAGGCAGCCGTCGTCACGCTCGGCACGTCCGCTGTCATGCTCAGCGGCGCCGGCCTGGCCGCGGCGGACGCGGGCGCCGAGGCCAAGGCCGTCGGCTCCCCGGGTGTCCTGTCGGGCAACATCGTGCAGGTCCCCGTCAACGTGCCGGTCAACCTGTGCGGGAACACGATCAACGTCGTCGGCCTGCTGAACCCGGCCTTCGGCAACGTCTGCGTCAACAACGGCGGCGACAGCCACAAGGGCAACCACGGCCCGTCCGGCTACGGCCACTGA
- a CDS encoding tyrosinase family protein, which translates to MAYTRKDVSTLTRTERRRFVAALLELKQRGEYDEFVRMHIDHYVSDGDGGLRTAHMAPSFLPWHRRFVLELEKALRRIDDSVTVPYWDWTRDRTTTSVPWTVDLLGGNGRRSDLRVMTGPFAYGTGRWTIREGLTDIKYLTRDFGYPRNPVGLPTALDLDTALAEPVYDKTPWNSVTRGGFRNRLEGWGQGTGNGSWLNHNRVHRWVGGHMVGGASVNDPVFWLHHAFIDLQWTRWQRRHRNGRYLPAKPLGKGHSQRGRIVARDERMPPWNVTPGSMEEIGHLYRYA; encoded by the coding sequence ATGGCCTACACACGTAAGGACGTCAGCACGCTCACACGCACGGAGCGGCGGCGGTTCGTCGCCGCGCTGCTGGAGCTCAAACAGCGTGGCGAGTACGACGAGTTCGTGCGGATGCACATCGACCACTACGTCTCCGACGGCGACGGCGGTCTGCGTACGGCCCACATGGCGCCCTCCTTCCTGCCCTGGCACCGCCGGTTCGTACTGGAGCTGGAGAAGGCGCTGCGCCGGATCGACGACTCGGTGACCGTGCCGTACTGGGACTGGACCCGGGACCGTACGACCACGTCGGTGCCGTGGACCGTCGATCTGCTCGGCGGCAACGGACGGCGCTCCGACCTGCGGGTGATGACCGGCCCCTTCGCGTACGGGACGGGCAGGTGGACCATCAGGGAGGGGCTGACGGACATCAAGTACCTCACCCGGGACTTCGGCTACCCGCGCAACCCCGTCGGCCTGCCCACCGCCCTTGACCTGGACACGGCCCTCGCCGAGCCGGTCTACGACAAGACCCCCTGGAACTCGGTCACCCGCGGGGGCTTCCGCAACCGGCTCGAAGGGTGGGGGCAGGGGACAGGCAACGGCTCGTGGCTCAACCACAATCGCGTGCACCGGTGGGTCGGCGGGCACATGGTCGGCGGCGCTTCCGTCAACGACCCCGTCTTCTGGCTGCACCACGCCTTCATCGACCTGCAGTGGACGCGCTGGCAGCGGCGTCACCGGAACGGGCGCTATCTGCCGGCCAAGCCGCTGGGGAAGGGCCACTCGCAGCGGGGGCGGATCGTCGCGCGCGATGAGCGGATGCCCCCCTGGAACGTGACTCCGGGCAGCATGGAGGAGATCGGTCACCTGTACCGGTACGCGTGA